The genomic stretch CGATGTCCAGGTCCTTCACGCCCAGCTCGCGGGCCTGCGCTCCGGCGCCGCGGTCCACGAAGCGGATGGCGCCGTCGGTGAGGGCCGCGCGCTCCACGTGGACGCCGGAGAGGTCCATGGGCTGCGACTCTTCAGCCGGAGCCTCCTCTTCCTTGGGCTGCTGTTCTTCCAGCCGCTGGAGCAGGCGCTGCACGTTGGTGGTGCCGTCGGCGAAGCGGACCAGGTTGACGGTGAGGCCAGAGACCTCGGCGTTCTTCACCTGGATGTCCTTGCCGCTGGAGGACAGGAGCGGGCCCGCGGCGACGCGGACGTCAATCAAGGCCAGCTGGGCCAGCGGCAGGTCTTCCCCTTCGGCGGGGCCGACGGTGACGTTCTCCACCTGGGCGCCAATGGTGGGGAAGAGCTTGGTGGAGATGTCCCCGATTTCGATGGGACGTCCCAGGAGCTGGGAATAGGTGGCCGCCTGGTCGCGGGCCGTCTTCAGCAGGATGGCGTCCAGTCGCCAGAGCGCCACGGCCACGACGATGACGAGGAGCGCGAAGACTCCTCCAAGGACATAGGGCCAACGGCGCTTCTTCTTCACCACGGTGTCGGACATCGCTTGAAACCTCCTCCAGCGAGCGGGCCGCAGGCGCCGGCCTGTGCGGTACCCGACGGGCAGGCAGACGCTTAGCCCAGCCCTGGCTCGTCCGCACGCGTCAGACGCACTGGCCCGCAGCGGGACAGCAGCATGACAGTTCTGCCCAAGACGACGCTGGAGGCGGGGAGAAATGCACGGAGGCGTACAATTCCAAGGACGGACGGCCGCTCTGGGAGCACGAAAAAGGGGACACCAGCCGGCTCCTGGTGCCCCCTGCCACTCGACAGTTCTCCGATGTGGGCACCCGGCGCCAGGAAGGGAAGGGGGCCAATGCCGTCCCGGCTGGCCCCTGGGGCTGGCTGCGCCGAGGGCGGGCAGGCGCTTAGTGCTGCACGGCGAGGATGCGCCAACCGCGGGTGTCGACGGCGTAGAGCGCGCCCATGTCGTTGGGAACCGCCTGGGCGCCACAGGCTTGGGGCGACAGGACGATGCTGACCAGGACGACGCCCTCCTGGTAGGGGGCCGCGTAGACGTCGTACGACTCACGCCGGTACAGGCACTCCCTGCCGGGGTGGGACGGGGTCGGCACTTTCTTGTCCCAGGGATAGAAGTCCTCCATGGCGAGCTGGATGGCTCGTGCCATGTCACCTGGAATGCTGCGCAGCCCTTCTTCGGGAATGCCCGTAGGGGGAAACGCGAAACGAGCGGCTTCTTCCGGTGGCGCGTGGACAGGACGTGGCGGGCGCTGGAAGAGCGCGCACGCGGGAAGTGCCAGGATGAGGAACGGCAGCCACCGGGTCATGAAGTCTCCTGCTCAGTCCAGCCCGCCAACGGGGGTCACGATGCCTGCGGCCTTGTTGCTCGGCTTGATGATTCCAATGAGGACCCAGCGTTTCCCTCGCCGGGAGTAGACCTCGCCTGGTGCATCGGGCCTGTCCAGGTAGGGGATGATCTTCTGGATCTGGCAGGCCGAATCAAACTGGATCTTCAAGAAGTAGAGCTGGTTGGCCGCCATCTTGTCCTGTTGGGACAGCGGCGAGGGGAACCAGGGGTGACTGTGGAAGTCAGCGAGAATCGGTGTGACCTTGGCTTCTGGGTCGACGACGCGGCGGACCGGGAAGCACGACTTCTGTTTCGTCTCACCGCGCAGCTGAGGCTCTCCCAACGGTGAGGGATGCGTGGTGCGGTAGATGCCATCACCCCGCGAGTAGATGACGCCGCAGTACTCCTGTCCGAAGTCCCTGGCGGTTGCCCTGTCCAGGCGCATGATTGCCGGACAGAGCTGGTCGATGACCTCGTCCGGGTCGCTCGAAGCCTGGACTTCGGGCCACGGGCCCCTGGCCCAGACATAGCCAGAGTCGATGCTCATGAACCCGTAGGACTCGGTCTCCTGGGAGTGACGCAGGTTGCCGGAGCAACTCAGTGCCAGCGTCAGCACAGCCCCACCTGCAATCCTGTTCGCTTCCCGGTCCCAGCGCCGCCAGCAGGATGCGCGCCCAGTCCAGTGCATGCTCATCCCGGCGCACGTAGTGGGACGCCGGGGGCGATGTCCAGTGCCGTGGCCTGGGGGCCTTCTCGGAGGCAGGCCTGGATTTGAAGGAGGGACCTGCGGCCGCGACCGCAGGTCCCTCATCGTTGCCAGGCGCCTACCGCTCAGAGCCCGCCGTTGCCGCTCATGTCACACATGCCCGCCGGCCGGATGCGCAGCGCGCGCAGCTCGCGGCCGTAGTCGGTGCTGTCGCTGGCGACGAAGTAGAGGTCCCACCCCGAGCGTACGAAGTCGGTCGGGAGCGAGTGCATGTTCCCCGGCGCGATGCCCTGCACCTCGAACGCCCCCTGCTCCCGAGTGTCGCTCACCCACGCCTCCCGGCCCCCGGCCTCCGTGTAGGCGCTGAAGAAGAGGTACTCCTCCACGGCCGTCAGCTCCGAGGGCTCCGAGCCCAGCGCGCCCACGGCGATGTCGGCGTGCAGCTGCGTCCCCGCGCTCGTCCCGTCGCTGCTCCACAGCTCGCGGCCGTGCACCCCGTCATCCGCGACGAAGAAGAGCCGGTCCTTCACCACGGTGAAGTTCGTCGGCTGCGACGGCACCGCGCCCGGGTGGATGTCCTTCACCCGCGTCGTGCCGGACGTCGTGCCGTCGCTGCGCCACAGCTCGAAGTCCACCCCCTCTGCTCCAGTCGCCGCGCTCAGGAAGAGCTTGTTCTTGTACGAGACCATTCCCAGCGGTGCGCCGATGAACGTGTACACGTAACGCACCAGGCTCGACGTGCCGTTGGTGACGTAGAGCCGCGTCTCCGGCGCATCGAAGTTCCAGGTGAAGAACAGCTTGTCCCCCACCGGCGTCAGGTCGCCCAGCATGTTGTCCTCCGTCCCGTCCACCAGACGCACGAAGCTGGCGCCATCGGTCCGGTACAGCTGCACCCGGCTCGACTGGCGGTCGGTCGGTGAGAAGATGTTCACCTTGACGTAGAGGGCGTTCGTCCCCGCGACCAACTCGAAGTGGCTGGAGACCAGGTCTCCCTCCGTGCTGAAGTCACGCAAGAGGAAGGTTCCCTCCTCCGTGCCGTCGCTGCGCCACAGCTCGCGGCCATGCACACCATCGTTCGCCGTGAAGTACAGCACGCCGTCGTAGAAGGTCAGGTGGTCCGGGTCGGAGCCCAGCGCCCCCGGCGAGATGTCATGCACCAGCTCCGTGCCCTTGGTGGTGCCATCCGTCTTCCAGAGCTCGCGGCCATGCACGCTGTTCTTCGCAGCGAAGTACGTCGTCGTCCCGCACTGGAGGAAGGGGCCCGCGTCCGAGCCCTGTCCCCCCGAGTGCACGTCCATCAGCGGACGCGTCCCCGACGCCACGCCCGAGCTCATCCAGGGCTCGCGGCCCCACACGCCATCCGTGGCGGAGAAGAGGAGGACCTCGTTGCCGTGGGTGAGGTCCCGCGGATGGGAGTGCCCCGCGCCCGGGACGATGTCTCGCACGAGCCGGGCCGTCGTGTCGCACAGCTCCCAGCCGGAAGACGCACCCAGGTGCGCGGTGTCTTCCCGGCCGACGGCGGCTTCCACCTCCCCGTGCTCCAGGCGAACCGGGTAAGGGGCTTCGATGCCGCATCCGAGGGTGGCGATGCCTGAAGCGACGGACAACAGCAAAGGAAGGCTTTGTGCGCGAAGACGCATACTCACTCCTTGTTGCGGTGGGGCTGGCTGCGGTGGGGTGCCGCGGTCGCGCAATCTGGCCGGGATGTGACGAAACCCAAGCCGTCCGCGAGTCGGTCCAGGGCTGTCATTGCGTGACAGTCGCCCTCCGCGGACGCCTCGGCGTACGAGAATGGGGACCTTCAGTCGACAGCTCGGGCGAGAGCTGTTCGACGGAGAATCATCCAGACCGCGCTTCCCGCTTTCCGAACCGCCGTTCAATCACGAGACTCGGCGCGCCATGCGCATTCGCTCCGCATTCGTCCTGTTGGCCTGTGTCTCCGCTTGCGCATCGCGCTCGGGGGCCGGGCCGGAGTCCTCCACGGCCATGCCCACCGCTTCAGTCTCCGCCGCGGATGCCGACTATGTCCTCCTCGCGCGCGAGTATCTGGATTGGTATGCGGCGGCGAATCCCACCCGGGCCACGCGGCTCGGCTATCACATGCATGACGCCCACCTGCCGGACGTCTCTTCGGACGCGCTGAAGCGCAAGGCGGAAGCGCTGCGCGGCTGGCTGACGCGCCTGGAGCAGGCGGTGGCGCGCGGTGGCCTGTCGGGAGATGCCGCCGTGGACGTGCGCGTGCTGGAGAACGCGATGCGTGCCGACCTGCTGGAGCTGGAGGAGGTGCGCCCCTGGGAGCGCAACCCGGGCTTCTACGTGGGCATCATCTCCAGCGGGCTGGACGGCCTGTCGTCACGCGAGTTCGCGCCCGTGGCCGAGCGCATGCGCGCCATGCGCTCCCGGATGGCGCGCATCCCTGGCGTGCTCGACGCGGCGCAGTTCAACCTGAGCGGCGTGCCGAAGCTGTGGGCGGAGTACGCGCTGCGCGACGCGCGCGGCACCGTGGCGTACCTGCGCACGGACCTGCCCCGGGCCCTGGCGGCGCAGGGGTATGCCCAGGTACCGCTGAGCGAGCGCGCCGCCTTCTCCGCCGCGCGCGAGGAGGCCGCGCGGCAGATGGAGGCCTTCGCGGTGTGGCTGGAGCGCGAGCTGCTGCCCAAGGCGGACGGCGACTTCCGCCTGGGCCGCGAGCGCTTCGAGAAGAAGCTGGCGCTGGAGGAGCACGTCACGCTGGACGCGGACGCGCTGCGCGACATCAACGAGCGCGCCATCCGCGACTACAAGGCCTGGGTGGCGCGCGAGGCCGCCCGGTTGGACGCCTCCAAGACGCCCGAGCAGGTGATGGCGGAGTTGGTGAAGGACCACCCGAAGGCGGAGGAACTGGTGGCATCGGCGCGGGCGCAGCTGGTGGAGCTGCAGCGCTTCGTTCGCGAGCGGAACATCCTCACGCTGCCGTCGGACCGGCTGCCCGTGGTGCGGGAGACGCCGCCCTACGCGCGGCTGGGCTTCGCGTCCATGGACACCCCCGGCCCCTTCGAGACAAAGGCCACCGAGGCCTTCTACAACATCACCAACGTAGAGCCCGGCTGGACGCCCGAGCAGAAGGCCCAGCACCTGACGTACTTCAACCGCGCGGGCCTGCTGGGCATCACCGTCCACGAGGCCATGCCTGGCCACTTCGTGCAGCTGCTCTACGGCGCGCGGATTCCCACGGACGTGCGCAAGGTCTTCACCCCCGCGTCACTGGTGGAGGGCTGGGCGCACTACTCCGAGCAGATGATGGTGGATGAAGGCCTGGGCAACGGCGACCCGGCCGTGCGGCTGGGGCAGCTCCGCCGCGCCCTCCAGCGGCACGCGCGCTGGTACGCGGCGCTGGCGCTGCACGTGTACGGAGAGCCCGTGGAGGCGGTGGCGAAGCGGTACGCGGAGATTGCGTACTTCGAGCCCTTCCCCGCGCTGCGCGAGGTGGAGCGCGGCACGCTCGACCCCACGTACCTGTATTACGCCGTGGGGCGCATGCAGATTTTCAAGCTGCGCGACGACTACCGCCGCCACCTGGAGTCGCGCGGGAAGACGCTGGTGCTGAAGGACTTCCACGACCGGCTCCTCCAGCTCGGGCTGCCGGTGTCGCTCGCGCGGGAGGTGTTCCTGCCGGGCGACACGGCGCCGTCGCTGGAGTGAGCCGCGGACTATAGCTCGATGACCCGGGGCGTCTCCTCCTGCTCCACCTGCGAGCGGGAGGCGAGCCCCTGGATGCTGAAGCCGTTGGGCGCGTGCACGGCGCCCGCGGTGTTCGGGTCCAGGTAGAGGCTCACCGGCGCGGCGAGCCCGTCGTACGTCACCTCGAAGACCTCCAGCTCGGTGGGCGCGCCGGCGCCGCAGCAGGGGCCCACGCGGCGCCAGGCGATGCGCTGGCCCTGGGGGCCTCGCAGCAGCTCCAGGAAGGCCATCATCCCCCGGTCACCCCAGCCGACGCGGACCGGGTCCTGGGGGTGGAAGCCGTACTCCACCACCTCGACTCGCGGCGCCGTGGACGCCGAGGCGCGGGGCTCAGGCACCGCGGACTTGTTGGTTGATGCACACGCCGCCAGGAAGAGCATCCCGGCACAAGTGGCTCGAAGCAGCGACATTCCGACCCTCCCCACCACCACCGTCCCGGGGGGAAGATGTGTCCGGGCAGCGCCCCGTGCATCCCGGTAGCGGGGCCCGCCGTTCACCGTCGGACGTTGACCGCGCCCGGCGTCACTTTTTCTTCGGCGCCGTCCCCGACATGTCGCGGATGAAGACGCGGTCGATGCCGTGGATGCGCAGGGCCACCAACTCGTCCGGGGTGACGTTGGGGTAGCCCGAATCACGCATCTGCTTCACGAACTCGGGCGTGACGCCGTGGATGCGGAAGGCCAGGATCTGCTCCTGCGTGAGGTCCTTGAAGCCCAGCTCGCGCATCTGCTTCACGAACTCGGGCGTGACGCCGTGGATGCGGAAGGCGATGACGTCATCCGAATCCGTGCTCTGGAATCCCAGTTCGCGCATCTGCTTCACGAAGTCGGGCGTGACGCCGTGGATGCCCATGGCCATCAGCTGATTCCAGGGCAGCTTCGTGAAGCCGGCGCCGGCGAGCTCCTTCACGCGCTGGGGCGTGACGCCGTGGATGCGGCCCTCGACCAGTTCCTTGAACGACAGCCCGGGGAAGCCTGCGTCGGACATGCCGCGCACGTACTCGGGCGTCACGTCGAAGATGCCCACCTGGATGAGCTCCTCCGTGCCGAGCTGCTTGTAGCCCAGCGCGGCCAGGGCCTGGATGCGGGCGGTCGTGACGTTGGTCGCCGCCATCTGGAACTGCGCCTCGGGCGTGATGTCCGAGTAGCCCAGCGTGGCCATCGTCTTGAGGAAGGCGCTGCTGGCATCGAAGCGGAAGTGGCCCGCGCCCTGGCCGTCCTGGAACTGGCCCTCGAAGCGGAAGGTGCCGGCCTCGCGCGGCAGGGTGAAGGTGGTGGCGCCGCCCGTGGTGGACAGCCCCTGGAAGGACGCCCGAGGTTCGGTGAAGCCCATGTTGCGGTGCGGGCTCTGGTGGAGCTGGAGGTTCAGGATGGAGGGGGCGCTGCTCTTGGACGAGGCCGACCAGGTGCCACGTGGCTCGAAGGTGGAAGAGGCCGCGACGGCGGAGGCGGCCATCAACAACAGGGCCACGAGGGACAGGCGTGACGACATGAGACGCATGGTGGGCTCCTTCGGGTAGACCCCTCCCGTGCGGCGCGCGTCCGGTGGGACCTGCGCCGAGCGGGATGGGCGGTCGAGACGTGAGGGGTGATGGTGTGCGGGACGAACGGCTTACTTCGAGTCGGTGCCGCGCATCTTCCGGATGAAGGCCGCGTCCACGCCGCCGGTGCGCAGCCGCACCAGTTCGTCGACGGAGAGGTCCTTCAGGCCCGCGTCGTGGAGTTCGCCCAGGAAGTTGGCGTCCACGCCCGTGGCGCGCAGCCGCTGGAGCGTTTTCGCATCCGTCGTCTGCACGCCCGCCTTGCGCATGCTGGCGAGCCAGCCCGGGTCCACGCCCACGGCGCGAAGCTGCATCAGCTCCCGGGCCTTCAGCTTCGACAGGCCGTGCTTGTTCATCTCTCGGATGTACTCGGGGCTCACGCCCACGGCGCGGAGGTGAGCGAGCTCCTCCAGGGACATGCCGGTGTAGCCGGCGTCCTTGAGGCCGCGGACGAAGTCTTCGTCCACGCCCACGGCGCGCGCGTGGGACAGGGCCTTCGGGTCATCGATGTTGAAGCCCGCGGACTTGAGGGACTGGATGTAGTCGGGCGTGACGCCCAGGTGTCGCAGGTGCGTCAGTTCCTTCACTTCCAGCTTCCGGCCGAAGCGCGTGTTCATGTCCTGGACGTAGTCAGGGGTGATGCCGGCGTGGGTCATCATCACGAGGTTGGAGACGGTCGGCGTGTAGCCCATGGCCGTCAGCTGCTGCACGCGCTCCGGGGTGATGCCCGCGTTCTTGAGCGCGATGAGCTGCGCGACGGAGAGCTGCTGCCCCGCGCCGACCCGTGTCTGCCGGTCCAGCTCCCGCTGGGCGCGCGAACCCAGGCTCCGCGCCTGAGGGGCAGGAGACGGAGCGGACGCCGGTGCCACGCGGGCCGCCACGGCCGCGACACCGGCGGGAGGCGCGGGAGGCGCCGGGGGCGCGGGCGGTGCCACGGGCAAGGGCGCGGGAGGCACCGGCGGGGTGCGCGAGAGCGCCGGGATGGGCGGAGCCTGGACGAGGACGGGCTCGTCGCCCGGCCGCGGCGCGGTGTCCGTCTGTCCCAGCAGGAGCGACGTCAGCGGCGCGGCCACGGCGAGGCTGCTGACCAGGGTGAGTACGGAGGCGCCCGCCGCCCAGCGCGAAGCGCAGCGCGACGTGGGCAGGGTGATGAGCCGCCGCACGCGCTCCGGCAGTGAGCCGCCCAGCGCGGACATGGCGGGGCTCGGCGTTCCCGGCAGCACGCGGAGCGTTTCAAGCGCCGTCAGCGCCCGGGCGTAGGAGACGGAGTTGCCGCTGGCGGCCACCGCGACGTCGTCGCAGCAGTGCTCCCGTTCGACGCGGATGACGTGGGAAATCCAGCGGACCGCGGGGTGGAAGAAGAGCAGCGTCTCCACCAGCACCTGCGCCAGGTTCACCGCGAAGTCGTGACGGCGGATGTGGGCCAGTTCATGGGCCAGCACCATCTCCAGCTGCCGAGCGGGCAGGCCCGACAGGGTGGACACGGGCAGGAGCACCACGGGCGACAGCCAGCCCACCGCGGCGGGAACGTCCACGTCGGAGGACTGGAGCAGCCGCACCGCGCGGCGCAGGCCCATGCGTCGCGACAGGGCGTCAAGCCGCTCCTGCCACGCCTCGGGCGCGGGCAGGGCGCGGTCCGCCAGCCGGCGCAGCTTCATCCATTCCGCCGCCATCCGCCCCGAGCACAGGCCCACGCCCGCCACCCACGCCAACACCAGCCAGTGCAGGTGCGCTTCCACCTGGGACAGCGCGCGTTGCAGCAGCAGTCCGGCCATGACCAGGAACGAGCCCAAGCCGGTCAGCACCGTGCTTTCGAAGCCACTCGCGGCGCCGTCCTCGGCCATGTCCGCGTCAATCCACGCGGGCGACGCCGCGACGGGCGACAACCGCCATGCGGGACGCGCCGCCGTGTCCTTCACGGGGGGCGGATTCGCGTCATCCACCCGGAGTTGCGCGCGCGGCACGGAGAGGTCCATCGCCACTCGCGCGGGCGCGCCGTGGAAGTGCTTCCACCCGGAGGCCACCGGCAACGCGAGCGCCAACACCAGCGCCCCACAGGCCAGCGCGTAACGCGCATGCGCCGCGCGCCGCCCCACCGTGATGAGCGCCACCGCCAGCATCAGCGCCACCAGCGTGCCCTGCCAGAGCGAGTGCAGCAGCGCCCACCCCAGGGACTCCATCAGCAGCCGGCTCATTCCTCGCCTCCTTCCAGGGTGTCGAGCAGCCGGCGCAGCTCCGCCAGTTCCTCGGGACGCGTCTTCTTCGACGACAAGGCCTGCATCGCCAGCCGCGCCGGAGAGCCACCGAAGGCGCGGTCCACCAGGTCCGTCACCAGCTGCCGCTGGGTGCGCTGCTCCGTGGCCCGGGGCCGGTACACGTGCGCGCGCTGGGACTCGTCACGCTCCACCAACCCCTTCTCCGTCATGATTTGCATCAGCTTCAGCACCGTCGTGTACCCGGTGCCCTCC from Myxococcus xanthus encodes the following:
- a CDS encoding ELWxxDGT repeat protein; its protein translation is MEAAVGREDTAHLGASSGWELCDTTARLVRDIVPGAGHSHPRDLTHGNEVLLFSATDGVWGREPWMSSGVASGTRPLMDVHSGGQGSDAGPFLQCGTTTYFAAKNSVHGRELWKTDGTTKGTELVHDISPGALGSDPDHLTFYDGVLYFTANDGVHGRELWRSDGTEEGTFLLRDFSTEGDLVSSHFELVAGTNALYVKVNIFSPTDRQSSRVQLYRTDGASFVRLVDGTEDNMLGDLTPVGDKLFFTWNFDAPETRLYVTNGTSSLVRYVYTFIGAPLGMVSYKNKLFLSAATGAEGVDFELWRSDGTTSGTTRVKDIHPGAVPSQPTNFTVVKDRLFFVADDGVHGRELWSSDGTSAGTQLHADIAVGALGSEPSELTAVEEYLFFSAYTEAGGREAWVSDTREQGAFEVQGIAPGNMHSLPTDFVRSGWDLYFVASDSTDYGRELRALRIRPAGMCDMSGNGGL
- a CDS encoding DUF885 domain-containing protein, translating into MPTASVSAADADYVLLAREYLDWYAAANPTRATRLGYHMHDAHLPDVSSDALKRKAEALRGWLTRLEQAVARGGLSGDAAVDVRVLENAMRADLLELEEVRPWERNPGFYVGIISSGLDGLSSREFAPVAERMRAMRSRMARIPGVLDAAQFNLSGVPKLWAEYALRDARGTVAYLRTDLPRALAAQGYAQVPLSERAAFSAAREEAARQMEAFAVWLERELLPKADGDFRLGRERFEKKLALEEHVTLDADALRDINERAIRDYKAWVAREAARLDASKTPEQVMAELVKDHPKAEELVASARAQLVELQRFVRERNILTLPSDRLPVVRETPPYARLGFASMDTPGPFETKATEAFYNITNVEPGWTPEQKAQHLTYFNRAGLLGITVHEAMPGHFVQLLYGARIPTDVRKVFTPASLVEGWAHYSEQMMVDEGLGNGDPAVRLGQLRRALQRHARWYAALALHVYGEPVEAVAKRYAEIAYFEPFPALREVERGTLDPTYLYYAVGRMQIFKLRDDYRRHLESRGKTLVLKDFHDRLLQLGLPVSLAREVFLPGDTAPSLE
- a CDS encoding fibril protein; protein product: MSLLRATCAGMLFLAACASTNKSAVPEPRASASTAPRVEVVEYGFHPQDPVRVGWGDRGMMAFLELLRGPQGQRIAWRRVGPCCGAGAPTELEVFEVTYDGLAAPVSLYLDPNTAGAVHAPNGFSIQGLASRSQVEQEETPRVIEL
- a CDS encoding 4-hydroxy-3-methylbut-2-enyl diphosphate reductase, coding for MRLMSSRLSLVALLLMAASAVAASSTFEPRGTWSASSKSSAPSILNLQLHQSPHRNMGFTEPRASFQGLSTTGGATTFTLPREAGTFRFEGQFQDGQGAGHFRFDASSAFLKTMATLGYSDITPEAQFQMAATNVTTARIQALAALGYKQLGTEELIQVGIFDVTPEYVRGMSDAGFPGLSFKELVEGRIHGVTPQRVKELAGAGFTKLPWNQLMAMGIHGVTPDFVKQMRELGFQSTDSDDVIAFRIHGVTPEFVKQMRELGFKDLTQEQILAFRIHGVTPEFVKQMRDSGYPNVTPDELVALRIHGIDRVFIRDMSGTAPKKK
- a CDS encoding M56 family metallopeptidase; its protein translation is MSRLLMESLGWALLHSLWQGTLVALMLAVALITVGRRAAHARYALACGALVLALALPVASGWKHFHGAPARVAMDLSVPRAQLRVDDANPPPVKDTAARPAWRLSPVAASPAWIDADMAEDGAASGFESTVLTGLGSFLVMAGLLLQRALSQVEAHLHWLVLAWVAGVGLCSGRMAAEWMKLRRLADRALPAPEAWQERLDALSRRMGLRRAVRLLQSSDVDVPAAVGWLSPVVLLPVSTLSGLPARQLEMVLAHELAHIRRHDFAVNLAQVLVETLLFFHPAVRWISHVIRVEREHCCDDVAVAASGNSVSYARALTALETLRVLPGTPSPAMSALGGSLPERVRRLITLPTSRCASRWAAGASVLTLVSSLAVAAPLTSLLLGQTDTAPRPGDEPVLVQAPPIPALSRTPPVPPAPLPVAPPAPPAPPAPPAGVAAVAARVAPASAPSPAPQARSLGSRAQRELDRQTRVGAGQQLSVAQLIALKNAGITPERVQQLTAMGYTPTVSNLVMMTHAGITPDYVQDMNTRFGRKLEVKELTHLRHLGVTPDYIQSLKSAGFNIDDPKALSHARAVGVDEDFVRGLKDAGYTGMSLEELAHLRAVGVSPEYIREMNKHGLSKLKARELMQLRAVGVDPGWLASMRKAGVQTTDAKTLQRLRATGVDANFLGELHDAGLKDLSVDELVRLRTGGVDAAFIRKMRGTDSK
- a CDS encoding BlaI/MecI/CopY family transcriptional regulator encodes the protein MSETKLPRPTDGELAILRVLWARGDSTVREVHEALTRDEPEGTGYTTVLKLMQIMTEKGLVERDESQRAHVYRPRATEQRTQRQLVTDLVDRAFGGSPARLAMQALSSKKTRPEELAELRRLLDTLEGGEE